Proteins encoded within one genomic window of Triticum aestivum cultivar Chinese Spring chromosome 2D, IWGSC CS RefSeq v2.1, whole genome shotgun sequence:
- the LOC123052354 gene encoding zinc finger AN1 and C2H2 domain-containing stress-associated protein 16, producing the protein MGTPEFPDLGRHCSVGDCHQIDFLPFTCDRCDFVFCLQHRSYTSHKCPKANNKDVTVVICPLCAKGVRLNPNEDANITWESHVNTDCDPSNYQRATKKKKCPVPGCREQLTFSNTIMCKDCSKEHCLKHRFGPDHKCPGPRKPEPTFPFANMLRRSQKVEPRANSSGSGSSWWSSSLLNAASSFRSSAEAGMQKLSIATSEAVQKAKDGVTPSSSGGGLVEQCVQCPARFSTVGALIEHAEKSHGNNSRPSRGKVTIDACPKCSKGFQDPVLLVEHVEREHGGTSKA; encoded by the exons ATGGGCACGCCGGAGTTCCCTGACCTGGGGCGGCACTGCAGCGTCGGCGACTGCCACCAGATCGATTTCCTCCCCTTCACCTGCGACCGATGCGACTTC GTCTTTTGCCTTCAGCACCGAAGTTATACATCACATAAATGTCCAAAGGCTAATAACAAGGATGTCACTGTCGTCATCTGCCCATTATGTGCTAAAGGAGTTCGCCTGAATCCAAATGAAGATGCAAACATCACCTGGGAGTCTCATGTTAATACTGATTGCGATCCATCAAATTACCAGAGAGCAACAAAGAAAAAGAAATGCCCAGTTCCTGGGTGCAGAGAACAGCTGACATTTTCAAACACAATCATGTGCAAAGATTGTAGCAAAGAGCACTGCCTCAAGCACAGATTTGGTCCTGATCACAAGTGCCCGGGCCCAAGAAAACCAGAGCCTACCTTCCCCTTTGCCAACATGCTAAGAAGAAGTCAGAAAGTTGAGCCACGCGCAAACAGCAGTGGCAGTGGTTCTTCCTGGTGGAGCTCCAGCCTTTTGAATGCAGCATCAAGTTTCAGATCATCGGCAGAAGCAGGAATGCAGAAACTGAGCATTGCCACCAGCGAAGCCGTCCAGAAGGCTAAGGATGGGGTCACCCCGAGCAGCAGTGGTGGTGGCCTCGTGGAGCAATGTGTTCAGTGTCCAGCAAGGTTTTCCACTGTGGGGGCCCTAATCGAGCACGCCGAGAAATCCCATGGGAACAACTCGCGACCGAGCCGTGGCAAAGTGACGATTGATGCTTGCCCCAAATGTAGCAAGGGATTTCAAGATCCGGTGTTACTAGTGGAGCATGTTGAGAGGGAACATGGAGGAACTTCAAAAGCATAA